The Magnetospirillum sp. XM-1 genomic interval ATTGGCCGCCGACAGGGTGGCATAGCGAAAGTCCGACCCATCGAGACGGGCTTCGGCCAGGCAGGAATCCGACAGGTCCACCTCGCGGAAGGTGGCGTTGGCGAGAATGGCGCCCGACAGGTCGACGCCGGCCAGGTCCATGCCGGTGAAGGTGGCGCGCTTGCCCTCGGCCCCCTTGCTCTGCAGCCACTGGCCATGCTCGGCCACCACCGCCGAGACATCCAGCGCCGCCACGTCGCGGCCCTTTCTGGCCTTGTGCCCGGACTGGGCCATGGCCTCTTCCCATTGCTGGCGGCGTTTCGCGGCGCGGCGCCGGGCCTCCTCGGCGTCGGGATCGGGACGGATGCCCGCCACTTCGATGGAACCGTCGGACAGCTTGCGGACCGGGGCCAGATCCTCGTCGGACAGCTTGCCCCCCGACGGCCGCCGAACCGGCACGTCGGCCCCGGCCGAGGCGAAGCCGCCATTGCCGCCGCCCGAAGACGGGCGCGGCGCGGCGGACGGGGATGCGGGGGCCGCACTCGGGGCCGGGCTCTTTGGCGCCGGAGATGGGGCAGCGGGCGCGGCGGGCGCGGCGGGAACCGCCGCCGGCTTGTCTTTCCCGGTCAAGGCGATGGCCGGTCCGTTGCGCGCCGGGCGAGGGTCCGACGGCGACGCCGAAACGCCGACCCGCGCCTCCAGCCGGGCCATCAGGGCGGCCACTTCCGGAACGGCTTCGGGTTGGGATTGCGCCGCCTTGGCTTCGGCGGGCGGCGGAGCGTCGCCGCCATCCCCAAGCTCGGGCAGCGGCTCGGCCTCCTTGATGAAATTGCGCTTCGGCGCGTCGGCCAGCCGGGCGGGCGGGGCCATGCGCACCGGCTTGGCCAGGGTCTCGCCCACCCGGTGCCCCAGTTCATGGCCGGAGATGGGCTTGGGCACCACGCCTTCGATGCCCAGCACCTTGGCGCGGTCGATGGAATCCTTCAGGGTCGAGGGCGCCACCGCCAGCACCGGCAGGGATTCGTTGGGATTGCCCAGCGGGCGGCGGACGCCTTCGAGCACCTTCAGGCCGTCTTCCGGCTTGGACGCCAGGTCGACGAGCAGGATGTCGAACCCCTGGCCCAACAACCTGCCCAGATCGGCGACCTGATCGAAGGACGTCACTTCTCGCACATTCAGCTTGCGGAACGTCTGGCGGGCAAGAAAGCGGAACTGGTCGTCCAGGCCGAACACCAGCACCCTGATCTTCTTCCAGTCCGTCCCTTCGACCGACTGGGTCACCGTCGGATGACGCATCTACGTATGAGCCCTCATTTTTCCCGCGCCGCTACAATAGTCATACGCCCCTTGCCGGAGCAATCGTCGAAGCGTGCCGGAATTTGTTGGGCTTGCGTCAGTGGCCGACCGGCTTCCAGCCGGGATGGTCGAAATGGGCCTGGTAGCGGTCCAGCGCCTTGAGCGCCGACACCACGCCGCCGGCGCGGTCGCCGCCCTTGCCCTTCATGACGTCGGTGGCCGAGATCAGATCGGCCAGCACGATATGCAGCTGGGCGTCCACCGCCTCGGGCAGCTTGCACTGCTGGGCGATGGTGTCGATATGGCCCTGGATCGAGGCGGCCAGGGCCTCGAACTCGCGGGGGGAATAGCGCTTGTCGTGGACCGGCCCCAGGGCGGCGCGCAGGTCGCCGCCGATGGCGGCCATGCCCTGGCGCAGGGGGGCGTCGGTCTGCCACTTCCGTCCGTGGTCGAGGGTCAGGCCGCCGGCGGCGGGCCCGGATTCGTCGTGGGAATGGCCGGAGGCGGCCAGAACGGGCGCGGAAAGGGACAGGGCGGCCAGCAAGGTGGCCAATATGACGGGACGGGACATGGAACGTTTCTCCGGGTTGATGTGACGCGCCAGACCCTAGCCGCGGTAACATGAACCGCCGATGAACCTTTAACCCTCATGAAAATGACTCCAAGGTTGCGGCGCGGCGTTTCCCCCCTCATCTTGGAAGGATGAGACGACGCGATCCTTCCTCGTGGGACAAGGGGCGCGGCCAGGGGCCGGCCGCCGACTGGACCACGCTCCGCACGCTGTTCCCCTATCTTTGGCCGCCGGGCGAGCCCGAATTGCGCATGCGCGTGGTAGCGGCCATGATCCTGCTGGTGGCGGCCAAGGGGGTCGGCGTCGGCATTCCCCTGCTCTACAAGCAGGCGGTCGACAGCTTGTCGCTGACCCCGGTCCTGGTGCCGCTGGCCCTGCTGGTGGCCTATGGCGCGGCCCGCGTCATGGCCGGCAGCTTCGCCGAGCTGCGCGACATCGTCTTCGTCAAGGTGGCGCAGCGGGCCATCCGCAAGGTGGGCCTGGGCGTGTTCACCCACCTGCACCGCCTTGGCCTGCGCTTCCACCTGGACCGCCAGACCGGCGGGGTGTCCAGGGCCATCGAGCGCGGCACCAAGGGCATCGAGTTCCTGTTGAACTTCATGCTGTTCAACATCCTGCCGACCCTGCTGGAAATCGGGCTGGTCACCGCCATCCTGTGGGGCCTCTATGACGGTGTGTTCGCGCTGATCACCGCGGCGACCATCGCCGTCTACATCGCCTTCACCCTAGGGGTCACCGAGTGGCGGACCAAGTTCCGCCGCGCCATGAACGAGACGGATTCCGAGGCCTCGACCAAGGCCATCGATTCGCTGCTCAATTTCGAGACGGTGAAGTACTTCTGCAACGAGGCGCACGAGGCCGGGCGCTACGACAAGGCCCTGGCCCGCTACGAGCAGGCCGCCAGCAAGAGCAAGGTGACGCTGTCCATGCTCAACATGGGCCAGGGGGCGGTCATCGCCATCGGCCTGACCCTGGTGATGATCCGCGCCGCCCAAGGGGTGGCCGACGGCACCATGACGCTGGGCGATTTCGTGCTGGTCAACGCCTATCTGGTCCAGCTGTACCTGCCGCTGAACTTCCTGGGCTTCGTCTACCGCGAGATCAAGCAGTCGCTGACCGACATGGAATCCATGTTCCGGCTGCTGAAGGAAAACGCCGAGATCGAGGATTCGCCCGGCGCCACCCCGCTGGCGCTGGCGGGCGGCGAGGTGCGCTTCGACGGCGTCGCCTTCGGCTACAACCCCGACCGCCAGATCCTGGGCGGCGTCGACTTCACCGTGCCCGCCGGCCACACCCTGGCCATCGTCGGGCCGTCGGGGGCGGGCAAGAGCACCATCTCGCGCCTGCTGTTCCGCTTCTACGACGTGGGCGAAGGACGCATCGCCATCGACGGCCAGGACATCCGCGACGTGACCCAAGGCTCGTTGCGCGCCGCCATCGGCATCGTCCCCCAGGACACCGTGCTGTTCAACGACACCATCCGCTACAACATCGCCTACGGACGTCCCGGCGCCACCCAGGACGAGATCGAGGAGGCGGCGCGGCTGGCCCGTATCCACGACTTCGTGCAAAGCCTGCCCCAGGGCTACGACACCAAGGTGGGCGAGCGCGGCCTGAAGCTGTCGGGCGGCGAGAAGCAGCGCGTCGCCATCGCGCGCACTATTCTGAAGCGCCCCTCCATCCTGATCTTCGACGAGGCCACCAGCGCGCTGGACACCCAGACCGAGAAGGAGATCCAGGAATCCTTGCGCGAGGTCTCGCGGGACCGCACCACCCTGATCGTCGCCCACCGCCTGTCCACGGTGGTCGACGCCGACGAGATCGTGGTCCTCGAGGCGGGCCGCATCGTCGAGCGCGGCCGCCACGCCCAGTTGCTGGAGGCGGACGGACACTACGCCGCCATGTGGCGCCGCCAGCAGGAGGCCCAGAATCTGCAGCAGCGCCTGGCCACCGAACTGGTGGGGGCGGAATAACCCTTCCGTAAAGCCCGTACATTGCCCGCGCCTTGGAAACGTGACAAACTTTGCGGGTATCACCGATAGGAGGAGGCCCCGATGTTCCCCACGTTCGACCCCAAGATGTTCGAGGCCTTCAGCGCCGATCCGGCGTCCTTCCTGGGCAAGGTGGCCGAGTTCCAGCGCGCCAATTTCGAAGCCGCCC includes:
- a CDS encoding pentapeptide repeat-containing protein, with product MRHPTVTQSVEGTDWKKIRVLVFGLDDQFRFLARQTFRKLNVREVTSFDQVADLGRLLGQGFDILLVDLASKPEDGLKVLEGVRRPLGNPNESLPVLAVAPSTLKDSIDRAKVLGIEGVVPKPISGHELGHRVGETLAKPVRMAPPARLADAPKRNFIKEAEPLPELGDGGDAPPPAEAKAAQSQPEAVPEVAALMARLEARVGVSASPSDPRPARNGPAIALTGKDKPAAVPAAPAAPAAPSPAPKSPAPSAAPASPSAAPRPSSGGGNGGFASAGADVPVRRPSGGKLSDEDLAPVRKLSDGSIEVAGIRPDPDAEEARRRAAKRRQQWEEAMAQSGHKARKGRDVAALDVSAVVAEHGQWLQSKGAEGKRATFTGMDLAGVDLSGAILANATFREVDLSDSCLAEARLDGSDFRYATLSAANLGGANLGVAALRHAKLNLSNLEGAVLRGTDLSGASLTGARTAGADFKGAVMMGADLRDADLSRVENLTQLQVDKAICDKATRLPPGIFRPLAEDERLS
- a CDS encoding ABC transporter ATP-binding protein/permease, whose translation is MRRRDPSSWDKGRGQGPAADWTTLRTLFPYLWPPGEPELRMRVVAAMILLVAAKGVGVGIPLLYKQAVDSLSLTPVLVPLALLVAYGAARVMAGSFAELRDIVFVKVAQRAIRKVGLGVFTHLHRLGLRFHLDRQTGGVSRAIERGTKGIEFLLNFMLFNILPTLLEIGLVTAILWGLYDGVFALITAATIAVYIAFTLGVTEWRTKFRRAMNETDSEASTKAIDSLLNFETVKYFCNEAHEAGRYDKALARYEQAASKSKVTLSMLNMGQGAVIAIGLTLVMIRAAQGVADGTMTLGDFVLVNAYLVQLYLPLNFLGFVYREIKQSLTDMESMFRLLKENAEIEDSPGATPLALAGGEVRFDGVAFGYNPDRQILGGVDFTVPAGHTLAIVGPSGAGKSTISRLLFRFYDVGEGRIAIDGQDIRDVTQGSLRAAIGIVPQDTVLFNDTIRYNIAYGRPGATQDEIEEAARLARIHDFVQSLPQGYDTKVGERGLKLSGGEKQRVAIARTILKRPSILIFDEATSALDTQTEKEIQESLREVSRDRTTLIVAHRLSTVVDADEIVVLEAGRIVERGRHAQLLEADGHYAAMWRRQQEAQNLQQRLATELVGAE